A genomic segment from Polyangium mundeleinium encodes:
- a CDS encoding formylglycine-generating enzyme family protein, translated as MTLASSAYGRPLGPPFAPLATQGALAALAPSARLALAAAIAEGLGWAFAPGDTLAGAAGLPTVLHRPTEIRFVAIPGGTFVMGVSDAEMAELTALYAPLGRADEARDLVRWSTQPPRCVRVRPFLCALTPVTDRLAHARLADMYPGDDEGYVPSDAPVPFAPRLAAELRGVLGFRLLSEAEWEWIAREGGARAWLRDPPASISLALDPTRDPSPRPNAFGIDLLQTGLEFVADAWHEGYAGAPEDAIAWHPRAIPDNTRGCHGGFQDEIEAVRLHAGVREGRHGDEPAAVRFAIDLP; from the coding sequence ATGACGCTCGCCTCCTCCGCCTACGGCCGCCCTCTCGGTCCCCCGTTCGCGCCGCTCGCCACGCAGGGCGCGCTCGCCGCGCTTGCGCCCAGCGCGCGCCTCGCGCTCGCCGCCGCGATTGCCGAGGGCCTCGGATGGGCCTTTGCACCCGGCGATACACTCGCGGGCGCGGCCGGTTTGCCCACGGTCCTGCACCGGCCCACGGAGATACGATTCGTCGCTATTCCCGGCGGCACGTTCGTGATGGGGGTGTCCGACGCCGAGATGGCCGAGCTCACCGCCCTGTATGCCCCCCTCGGCCGCGCCGACGAGGCGCGCGACCTCGTACGCTGGTCGACCCAGCCGCCGCGCTGCGTCCGCGTCCGGCCTTTCCTTTGCGCGCTCACGCCCGTCACCGATCGCCTCGCCCACGCGCGCCTCGCCGACATGTATCCCGGCGACGACGAGGGATACGTCCCTTCCGACGCGCCCGTCCCCTTCGCGCCGCGCCTCGCGGCCGAGCTCCGCGGCGTGCTCGGCTTCCGCCTTCTCTCCGAGGCCGAATGGGAATGGATCGCGCGCGAGGGAGGCGCCCGCGCCTGGCTCCGGGATCCCCCGGCATCCATCTCGCTCGCGCTCGATCCGACCCGTGACCCCTCGCCCCGCCCCAATGCCTTTGGCATCGACCTGCTCCAGACCGGCCTCGAATTCGTCGCCGACGCCTGGCACGAGGGGTATGCCGGCGCGCCTGAAGACGCGATCGCCTGGCACCCTCGCGCCATTCCCGACAACACGCGCGGCTGCCATGGCGGGTTTCAGGACGAAATCGAGGCCGTCCGCCTCCACGCCGGCGTCCGCGAGGGCCGCCACGGCGACGAACCGGCCGCCGTGCGCTTCGCGATCGACCTGCCCTGA
- a CDS encoding fatty acyl-AMP ligase: MRTFIDVLRDNTIHGDRAVTFVRTNGQERRVVYPELWAEASRRARALQALGLSKGDRVALILPEPDEFVLSFIAALTAGLVAVPMYPPATLAKLEAYGDTVRHVLAASGARVVVTNDALRPLIQEHLLGSQSADTRLVLERELGTIDPGSAHATLPDVRGEDLAFLQFTSGSTSRPKGVMVTHENLSVNSHAIMFDGLRSTPEDRGVSWLPLYHDMGLIGFVIAPVYALVQVMFLPTMSFIRRPSLWLDSIHRFRGTITFAPNFAYALATRAVTETQAGGWDLSCMRALGCGAEPIQADVLRAFLERFAKNGLSPASILPCYGMAEATLAVTFHDLGKPLTTDRIDLATMKSGQAAPAKDEAPSMELVSCGRPFPGHELRIVGPDGAPLGERQVGEIWLRGPSVTAGYFGDPEATAETFGDGYLRTGDLGYRADGNVYICGRSKDLIILNGKNHYPQDIERVASTIDGIRDGQCVAFARRSASGAEEAVLVAESRRLGEAKRALVEAVTHAVRAELGVQIAEVVLIKRGTLPKTSSGKVRRRETKIRLENGQLDLVGEPSDDASAPFDSPAVPSPRAPARETETRGAL, translated from the coding sequence ATGCGCACGTTCATCGATGTCCTTCGCGACAACACGATTCATGGTGACCGTGCGGTCACTTTCGTGCGCACGAACGGCCAGGAGCGCCGCGTCGTGTATCCGGAGCTCTGGGCCGAAGCGAGCCGCCGCGCCCGCGCGCTGCAGGCCCTCGGCCTGTCGAAAGGCGATCGCGTCGCGCTGATCCTGCCGGAGCCCGACGAGTTCGTCCTGTCTTTCATCGCCGCGCTCACGGCAGGCCTCGTCGCCGTGCCGATGTACCCGCCCGCGACGCTCGCCAAGCTCGAAGCCTACGGCGACACCGTGCGTCACGTGCTCGCGGCGTCCGGCGCGCGTGTGGTCGTCACGAACGACGCGCTGCGCCCGCTCATCCAGGAGCACCTGCTGGGCTCGCAGAGCGCGGACACGCGTCTCGTGCTCGAACGCGAGCTCGGGACGATCGATCCAGGCTCCGCGCACGCCACGCTGCCCGACGTGCGCGGCGAGGATCTCGCGTTCCTCCAGTTCACCTCGGGATCGACCTCGCGCCCGAAAGGCGTGATGGTCACGCACGAGAACCTGAGCGTGAACAGCCACGCGATCATGTTCGACGGGCTGCGCTCGACGCCCGAGGATCGCGGCGTCTCGTGGCTGCCGCTCTACCACGACATGGGCCTCATCGGCTTCGTGATCGCGCCCGTCTACGCGCTCGTGCAGGTGATGTTCCTGCCGACGATGTCCTTCATCCGCAGGCCCTCGCTCTGGCTCGACTCGATCCACCGCTTCCGCGGCACGATCACGTTCGCGCCGAACTTCGCGTACGCGCTGGCGACACGCGCCGTGACGGAGACCCAGGCCGGCGGCTGGGATCTCTCGTGCATGCGCGCGCTCGGCTGCGGCGCCGAGCCGATCCAGGCCGACGTGCTGCGCGCCTTCCTCGAAAGGTTCGCGAAAAACGGGCTCTCGCCCGCGAGCATCCTGCCCTGCTACGGCATGGCCGAGGCGACGCTCGCCGTGACGTTCCACGACCTCGGCAAGCCCCTCACGACGGATCGGATCGACCTCGCCACGATGAAGAGCGGCCAGGCCGCGCCGGCGAAGGACGAAGCGCCGTCGATGGAGCTCGTCTCGTGCGGACGCCCCTTCCCCGGGCACGAGCTCCGGATCGTGGGCCCCGACGGCGCGCCGCTCGGCGAGCGCCAGGTGGGCGAGATCTGGCTGCGCGGGCCGAGCGTGACCGCGGGGTATTTCGGGGATCCCGAGGCGACGGCCGAGACGTTCGGCGACGGCTATCTGCGCACGGGTGATCTCGGATATCGCGCCGACGGAAATGTCTACATCTGCGGCCGTTCGAAGGACCTCATCATCCTGAACGGGAAAAACCACTATCCGCAGGACATCGAGCGCGTGGCCTCCACGATCGACGGCATCCGCGACGGGCAATGCGTGGCCTTCGCGCGGCGGAGCGCGAGCGGCGCGGAGGAGGCGGTGCTCGTGGCGGAGTCGCGGCGCCTGGGCGAGGCGAAACGCGCGCTCGTCGAGGCCGTCACGCACGCGGTGCGGGCCGAACTCGGCGTGCAGATCGCCGAGGTCGTGCTGATCAAGCGCGGCACGCTGCCGAAGACGTCGAGCGGCAAGGTGCGCCGCCGCGAGACGAAGATACGCCTCGAAAATGGGCAGCTCGATCTCGTGGGGGAGCCGAGCGACGACGCGAGCGCGCCTTTCGATTCCCCCGCCGTTCCTTCTCCCCGCGCGCCGGCCCGGGAGACCGAAACCCGAGGAGCTCTCTGA
- a CDS encoding LemA family protein, giving the protein MKQALFVLAGVLILVLVVAGAGISTYNRLVSLDQAVEQQWAQVENVYQRRLDLVPNLVETVRGAANFERDTFVQVAEARTRAAALTGGGTAARGEAVKATEDPAAMERFQAAQDQLSTALGRLLVVVERYPELSATQNFRDLQAQLEGTENRISVERMRYNEAAREFNTARNRFPTTLIADMFGDRFATKTFFRATGGAERPPAVQF; this is encoded by the coding sequence ATGAAGCAGGCGCTCTTCGTCCTCGCAGGCGTCCTCATCCTGGTGCTCGTGGTCGCGGGCGCAGGAATCAGCACGTACAATCGGCTCGTCTCGCTCGATCAAGCCGTCGAGCAGCAATGGGCGCAGGTCGAGAACGTCTACCAGCGACGCCTCGATCTCGTGCCGAACCTCGTCGAGACCGTCCGCGGCGCGGCGAATTTCGAGCGGGATACGTTCGTCCAGGTGGCCGAGGCGCGGACCCGCGCCGCAGCCTTGACGGGCGGCGGCACGGCGGCGCGCGGCGAGGCCGTGAAGGCGACCGAGGATCCCGCCGCGATGGAGCGATTCCAGGCCGCGCAGGATCAGCTCTCGACGGCGCTGGGTCGCCTGCTCGTGGTCGTCGAGCGGTATCCCGAGCTCTCGGCGACGCAGAACTTCCGGGATCTCCAGGCGCAGCTCGAGGGGACCGAGAATCGGATCAGCGTCGAGCGCATGCGGTACAACGAGGCGGCGCGGGAGTTCAACACGGCGCGCAATCGCTTCCCGACGACGCTCATCGCCGACATGTTCGGGGATCGCTTCGCCACGAAGACGTTTTTCCGGGCCACGGGCGGCGCCGAGCGGCCGCCGGCCGTGCAGTTCTGA
- a CDS encoding TPM domain-containing protein, protein MIRAVTFLVLAAWLTFVGLARGQAAPIPPAPTEHVTDTVGFLSPETRNRLDERLAQYEQQTGHQVVVWIGDTIGGAALDDWAVRTFAAWGVGRKGLDDGLVMFVLAKDRKIDIEVGYGLEDRVPDAIASRIIREVMAPRLQAGDPNGAVDAGVSALLQAIEGRAFVSEPGPGHTTQPEAKRGHELIWIGVAVVAFLVLFAVNPSLALTILWFLMRGGRGGGGGGDGGGFSGGGGRSGGGGARGGW, encoded by the coding sequence ATGATTCGCGCCGTCACGTTCCTCGTCCTCGCCGCGTGGCTGACGTTCGTCGGGCTCGCGCGGGGCCAAGCCGCGCCGATTCCCCCGGCGCCGACCGAGCACGTCACGGATACGGTGGGGTTTCTCTCGCCCGAGACGAGGAATCGGCTCGACGAGCGCCTCGCGCAATACGAGCAGCAGACGGGGCACCAGGTCGTGGTGTGGATCGGCGATACGATCGGGGGCGCGGCGCTCGACGATTGGGCGGTGCGGACGTTCGCGGCGTGGGGGGTCGGGCGGAAGGGGCTCGATGACGGGCTCGTGATGTTCGTCCTGGCCAAGGACAGGAAGATCGACATCGAAGTGGGGTATGGGCTGGAGGATCGCGTGCCGGACGCGATCGCCTCGCGGATCATCCGGGAGGTGATGGCGCCGCGGCTTCAGGCAGGGGATCCGAACGGCGCCGTCGACGCGGGCGTGTCGGCCTTGCTGCAAGCGATCGAGGGCCGCGCCTTCGTGTCCGAGCCCGGACCCGGGCACACGACGCAGCCGGAAGCGAAGCGGGGGCACGAACTCATCTGGATCGGCGTGGCCGTCGTGGCTTTTCTGGTGTTGTTCGCCGTGAACCCGTCGCTCGCGCTCACCATTCTGTGGTTCCTCATGCGCGGAGGTCGCGGCGGAGGCGGCGGCGGGGACGGCGGCGGGTTCTCCGGCGGCGGAGGTCGCTCGGGAGGCGGCGGGGCGCGCGGAGGCTGGTAA
- a CDS encoding MBL fold metallo-hydrolase, translating into MERAPHFIEGRFVNPAVQRSPRVEFGVLREFLAPRVSRRPPAALPMISPLDGWRDPPRTGLRTAWLGHSTVLLEIDGARILTDPVWADRASPTRLAGPKRFHEPPVAIASLPPLDAILVSHDHYDHLDAAAVRLLATTSQARFFTALGVGARLEGFGVPHDRITELDWWEEAPIPGTDVVIAATPAQHFSGRGPFDRNTTLWASYVFRGPRHRVFFSGDTGPEPTLPLIRKRFGPFDLILLEVGAFHPAWGDIHLGPWQAMEAHRALGGGPFLPVHWSTFDLALHTWDEPIVVLEEGARDGGFDLPLVAPRIGEVRDVLDPDDIRRSLARLDAWWREVR; encoded by the coding sequence ATGGAGCGAGCCCCCCACTTCATCGAAGGCCGCTTCGTCAATCCGGCCGTCCAGCGTTCACCGCGCGTCGAGTTCGGCGTCCTGCGTGAATTCCTCGCCCCGCGCGTCTCCCGCAGGCCGCCCGCGGCTTTGCCCATGATCTCGCCGCTCGACGGCTGGCGCGACCCGCCGCGGACCGGCCTCCGCACGGCTTGGCTCGGCCATTCCACCGTCCTGCTCGAAATCGACGGCGCGCGCATCCTCACCGACCCTGTATGGGCCGACCGCGCCTCCCCCACGCGCCTCGCCGGCCCCAAGCGCTTCCACGAGCCGCCCGTCGCCATTGCATCCCTCCCGCCGCTCGACGCCATCCTCGTCAGCCACGACCATTACGATCACCTCGACGCCGCCGCCGTCCGCCTCCTCGCGACCACCAGCCAGGCCCGTTTCTTCACGGCGCTCGGCGTCGGCGCCCGCCTCGAAGGGTTTGGCGTGCCACATGACCGCATCACCGAGCTCGACTGGTGGGAAGAGGCCCCGATTCCCGGCACCGACGTCGTCATCGCCGCGACCCCCGCGCAACACTTCTCCGGCCGTGGCCCCTTCGATCGCAATACTACCCTCTGGGCCAGCTATGTCTTCCGCGGCCCTCGCCACCGCGTCTTTTTCTCCGGCGATACCGGCCCCGAGCCCACGCTCCCGCTCATTCGCAAGCGGTTCGGCCCCTTCGACCTCATCCTCCTCGAAGTCGGCGCTTTCCATCCTGCGTGGGGCGACATCCACCTCGGGCCCTGGCAAGCCATGGAGGCGCATCGCGCGCTCGGCGGCGGCCCGTTCTTGCCCGTCCACTGGAGCACGTTTGATCTCGCGCTGCATACGTGGGACGAGCCCATTGTCGTCCTCGAAGAGGGCGCGCGGGACGGCGGCTTCGACCTCCCCCTCGTCGCGCCGCGTATCGGCGAAGTCCGGGACGTCCTCGATCCGGACGACATCCGCCGCTCGCTCGCGCGCCTCGACGCGTGGTGGCGCGAGGTGCGTTAG
- a CDS encoding benzoate-CoA ligase family protein, whose protein sequence is MERPFEIPEDLNMADWFLRARLREGHGDRVAILAGDRRLTYADVDRLAARFGHVLRGLGVHPEERVIVALPDIPEFAGAFFGTLALGGVVVMVNCHLKPDEIAYFYEYTRAPVAVVHAEHLAAFVEASKGARHLRRILVVGAENADPHASFEALAAGVPDTIDLFPSHRDDAAIWIFSGGTTGRPKAAVQTHASFVNTTELFGKRVLGYGPDDRTLSVPKLYFGYATGCNLLFPFSVGGSCILFPERCTTEALFQQIEKHRPTLLINVPTMVNHMVSHPDAAAQDLSCLRVATSAGEALPVELYDRWKKAFGVELCDGLGTAEMWHIFLTNRPGDVRPGTLGKVVPGFEVKVADDDGREVPDGEVGWLWVRGNSRAIGYWHEMEKTKRAFRGEWYVSGDMLRKDADGYFTYCGRGDDMLKVGGKWLAPAEVENCLLRHPAVAECAVVGVTDENGLTKPHAYVLPRENRPGLDQELKTFVREKLEPYKAPREVFLVDALPRTHLGKIDRGKLRRA, encoded by the coding sequence ATGGAGCGACCCTTCGAGATCCCCGAAGACCTCAACATGGCCGACTGGTTCCTCCGCGCGCGCCTGCGCGAGGGCCACGGTGATCGTGTCGCCATCCTCGCGGGGGATCGGCGCCTCACGTACGCCGACGTCGATCGCCTCGCGGCGCGCTTCGGCCACGTCCTCCGGGGTCTCGGCGTGCATCCCGAGGAGCGCGTCATCGTCGCCCTCCCCGACATTCCCGAGTTTGCCGGCGCCTTCTTCGGCACGCTCGCCCTCGGCGGCGTCGTCGTCATGGTGAATTGCCACCTCAAGCCCGACGAGATCGCCTATTTCTACGAATACACCCGCGCCCCCGTCGCGGTCGTCCACGCCGAGCACCTCGCCGCGTTCGTCGAGGCCTCGAAGGGCGCGCGGCACCTCCGCCGCATCCTCGTCGTCGGCGCTGAAAACGCGGACCCGCATGCCTCCTTCGAGGCCCTCGCCGCGGGTGTGCCGGATACGATCGACCTCTTCCCGAGCCACCGCGACGACGCCGCGATCTGGATCTTCTCCGGCGGCACCACCGGCAGGCCCAAGGCCGCCGTCCAGACGCACGCCTCGTTCGTCAACACCACCGAGCTCTTCGGCAAGCGTGTCCTCGGGTATGGCCCCGACGACCGCACCCTCTCCGTCCCGAAGCTTTATTTCGGTTATGCCACCGGCTGCAACCTCCTCTTTCCGTTCTCCGTCGGCGGGAGCTGCATTCTCTTCCCCGAGCGCTGTACGACCGAGGCCCTCTTCCAGCAGATCGAAAAGCACCGCCCGACCCTTCTGATCAACGTCCCCACCATGGTGAACCACATGGTCTCGCACCCCGACGCCGCCGCGCAGGACCTCTCCTGCCTGCGCGTCGCGACCTCCGCGGGCGAGGCCCTGCCCGTCGAGCTCTACGACCGATGGAAAAAGGCCTTTGGCGTCGAGCTCTGCGACGGCCTTGGCACCGCCGAGATGTGGCACATCTTCCTGACGAATCGCCCCGGCGACGTTCGTCCGGGCACCCTCGGCAAGGTCGTCCCCGGGTTCGAGGTCAAGGTCGCCGACGACGACGGCCGCGAAGTGCCCGACGGCGAGGTCGGCTGGCTCTGGGTGCGCGGAAATTCCCGCGCGATTGGGTACTGGCACGAGATGGAAAAGACGAAACGCGCCTTCCGCGGCGAGTGGTACGTCTCCGGCGACATGCTCCGCAAGGACGCGGACGGATACTTCACGTACTGCGGACGCGGCGACGACATGCTCAAGGTCGGCGGCAAATGGCTTGCGCCTGCCGAGGTGGAGAACTGCCTCCTCCGCCACCCGGCCGTCGCGGAGTGCGCCGTCGTCGGCGTCACCGACGAGAATGGGCTCACGAAGCCCCACGCCTACGTCCTCCCGCGGGAAAACCGGCCGGGCCTCGACCAGGAGCTCAAAACGTTCGTGAGGGAAAAACTCGAACCCTACAAGGCCCCGCGTGAGGTCTTCCTCGTCGACGCCTTGCCCCGCACCCACCTCGGCAAGATCGATCGCGGCAAGCTCCGCCGCGCCTGA
- a CDS encoding metallophosphoesterase: protein MHTAPAGRGLHYSAARGVVESALRVLFRGDWPARAWGRLPVASSVRVVHRRIPLLAPRPSPVRIAFASDLHLGPTTSPRTLDEAFRLLCDARPDVLVLGGDYVFLDATPARARELEARVRDVPARLKVAVLGNHDLWTHHSLLEDALARAGATVLVNAAARLDDLAVVGLDDPWTGTPDGERAFAAAAGAPLVIAVCHAPGGFRHTRGRGALLYLCGHTHGGQVALPGGIPLLVPGGRLARRFPHGVHQVDGTTLFVSRGLGGVEIPLRAFAPPDIGIFDLG, encoded by the coding sequence ATGCACACAGCCCCTGCCGGCCGCGGCCTCCATTACTCTGCTGCGCGTGGGGTCGTGGAATCGGCGCTCCGTGTCCTCTTCCGCGGCGATTGGCCTGCGCGCGCCTGGGGCCGTTTGCCCGTCGCCTCCTCCGTGCGTGTCGTCCACCGCCGCATCCCGCTCCTCGCGCCGCGACCTTCCCCCGTGCGCATCGCATTCGCCTCCGACCTCCACCTCGGCCCCACCACCTCCCCGCGCACCCTCGACGAGGCCTTTCGCCTCCTTTGCGACGCGCGCCCTGACGTCCTCGTCCTCGGCGGGGATTACGTCTTCCTCGACGCCACCCCCGCCCGCGCCCGCGAGCTCGAGGCCCGCGTCCGTGACGTCCCCGCGCGCCTCAAGGTCGCCGTCCTCGGCAACCACGACCTCTGGACGCACCATTCCCTCCTCGAAGACGCCCTCGCCCGCGCCGGCGCCACCGTCCTCGTCAATGCGGCCGCCCGCCTCGACGACCTCGCCGTCGTGGGCCTCGACGACCCCTGGACCGGCACGCCGGACGGCGAACGCGCCTTTGCCGCGGCCGCGGGCGCGCCCCTCGTCATCGCCGTTTGCCATGCGCCCGGCGGCTTCCGCCATACCCGCGGCCGCGGCGCCCTGCTTTATCTATGCGGCCATACCCACGGCGGCCAGGTCGCGCTCCCCGGTGGCATCCCCCTCCTCGTCCCCGGCGGCCGCCTCGCGCGCCGTTTCCCGCACGGCGTGCACCAGGTCGACGGCACCACCCTCTTCGTCTCCCGTGGCCTCGGCGGCGTCGAGATCCCCCTCCGCGCCTTCGCGCCTCCCGACATTGGAATCTTCGACCTCGGCTGA